A section of the Gloeobacter violaceus PCC 7421 genome encodes:
- the egtC gene encoding ergothioneine biosynthesis protein EgtC, translating to MCRLLAYQGAPVALADLIEKPEHSLCVQSYQPKEMTSGLLNADGFGFGWYDPARDSRPFRFRSTQPIWADANLGSLGRYVHSSCVLANVRSATPGLAVDLSNCQPFAFERILGLHNGFIQNFRQTLYRPIRDSLDDPFYKAIDGSTDSEHVFAFVLNTWERQGGTLEDALTESIRTLAVWAAKESVSVSLNLIFADGERLVASRYANRPEAPTLYWLADDPTFPEATIIASEPLFASRGWQCVPPGSVLTVDAESKISVQPIEMS from the coding sequence ATGTGCCGCCTACTTGCCTACCAGGGAGCACCCGTCGCCCTCGCCGATCTGATCGAAAAACCCGAACATTCGCTTTGCGTGCAGAGCTACCAGCCCAAGGAAATGACCTCCGGCCTGCTCAACGCCGACGGTTTTGGTTTCGGCTGGTACGACCCGGCGCGCGACAGTCGGCCGTTTCGTTTTCGCAGCACCCAGCCCATCTGGGCCGACGCCAACCTGGGATCGCTCGGCCGCTACGTCCACTCGAGCTGTGTGCTCGCCAACGTCAGAAGCGCCACCCCCGGCCTGGCCGTCGACTTGAGCAACTGCCAGCCCTTCGCCTTCGAGCGCATCCTGGGCCTGCACAACGGATTCATTCAGAACTTTCGCCAGACCCTTTACCGCCCCATCCGCGACAGCCTGGACGATCCATTCTACAAAGCGATCGACGGCAGCACCGACTCCGAACATGTCTTTGCCTTTGTGCTCAACACCTGGGAGCGTCAAGGCGGCACCCTCGAAGACGCCCTTACCGAATCGATCCGCACCCTGGCTGTTTGGGCCGCCAAAGAGTCCGTGTCGGTATCTTTGAATTTGATCTTCGCCGATGGCGAGCGGCTGGTAGCTTCGCGTTACGCCAATCGCCCGGAGGCACCCACGTTGTACTGGCTGGCAGACGACCCTACTTTCCCGGAAGCGACGATCATTGCTTCCGAACCGCTGTTTGCCTCTAGAGGGTGGCAGTGCGTACCGCCTGGAAGCGTTCTCACAGTTGATGCTGAGTCGAAGATAAGTGTGCAGCCTATCGAGATGTCATAG
- a CDS encoding NUDIX domain-containing protein: MVGTAAKPGRISTFWYIARTVLGLLFSRPLVGVRAIPRLPDGRLVLVKQHRGGWVLPGGLIDTNEKVQTALVREVLEECGLRVRGFGRLTGVYSDPKRDPRFHSLCIVMEVFVEGEMRPRDVMEIERAAAFALEALPEGLTGDCREQIEHYLAGAVVVD; this comes from the coding sequence TTGGTTGGGACTGCCGCAAAACCGGGCCGAATCTCGACGTTCTGGTACATCGCCCGCACCGTACTCGGTCTGTTGTTCAGCCGGCCGCTGGTCGGCGTGCGCGCCATTCCCCGTTTGCCCGACGGGCGGTTGGTGCTGGTCAAGCAGCACCGGGGCGGTTGGGTTCTGCCCGGGGGACTGATCGACACCAACGAAAAAGTGCAGACGGCGCTTGTGCGCGAGGTGCTCGAAGAGTGCGGCCTTCGGGTACGCGGCTTTGGACGTCTCACGGGGGTCTACTCGGACCCGAAGCGCGACCCGCGCTTTCATAGTCTGTGTATCGTCATGGAAGTGTTCGTTGAAGGTGAGATGCGTCCTCGCGACGTGATGGAAATCGAAAGGGCGGCAGCTTTTGCCCTCGAAGCGCTGCCCGAAGGGTTGACCGGCGATTGCCGCGAGCAAATCGAACATTATCTGGCCGGTGCCGTCGTGGTGGATTGA
- a CDS encoding DUF423 domain-containing protein, with amino-acid sequence MFRLFLTTAAVLAGLAVALGAFGTHALRDRLDARAIEIFETAARYQILHALALALVAVLVNRFDPPPALLVASGAAFIAGILIFSGSLYALSWSGIRVLGAVTPFGGGALIVGWICLALFSANLK; translated from the coding sequence ATGTTTCGCCTCTTTTTGACCACCGCCGCCGTGCTTGCGGGTCTGGCGGTCGCCCTCGGAGCCTTTGGCACCCACGCCCTGCGCGATCGGCTCGATGCGCGGGCCATCGAAATTTTCGAGACCGCCGCGCGTTACCAGATCCTCCACGCCCTGGCGCTGGCGTTGGTGGCGGTGCTGGTGAACCGCTTCGACCCACCCCCGGCGCTGTTGGTCGCAAGCGGTGCGGCTTTCATTGCCGGGATCTTGATATTCTCCGGCAGCTTGTATGCTTTGAGCTGGAGCGGCATCCGCGTTTTGGGGGCGGTCACCCCCTTCGGCGGCGGCGCGTTGATCGTAGGCTGGATCTGCCTGGCCCTATTCAGCGCCAACTTAAAGTGA
- a CDS encoding PRC-barrel domain-containing protein, giving the protein MLFIRADDSTYGDSAIAERFDNQSLINADDEKLGSVDKVFVNVNDANDIYIEANLGGGFLGLGSKEFLVPVGKLTARSDGRFFLDMPKDETKMQGRLVPGDGQAFLEGILAPPYGYAEGPGTGIKEAIGGGTGLPGGNFAGNVGDYGGRRVTSNTVDAHQGKITDLKGHRLYEPGNNEQFGTIEEVYCDLSTGEPKLLKIRYGGDAQPGGFFSLFGGGHDVLVSLDALVRTGEEYYLRDQQVARVMHSADAERPDEGTPALGL; this is encoded by the coding sequence ATGCTTTTCATCAGAGCCGATGATAGTACATACGGCGATTCGGCCATCGCCGAGCGTTTTGATAATCAAAGCCTGATCAACGCCGACGACGAGAAGCTCGGCAGCGTCGACAAGGTCTTCGTCAACGTCAACGATGCCAACGACATCTACATTGAAGCCAACCTCGGCGGCGGCTTCCTGGGATTGGGCAGCAAAGAATTTCTGGTGCCCGTAGGCAAACTCACCGCCCGCAGCGACGGTCGCTTCTTTCTGGACATGCCCAAAGACGAGACGAAAATGCAGGGTCGCCTCGTCCCCGGCGACGGCCAAGCCTTTCTCGAAGGCATCCTTGCTCCTCCCTACGGCTACGCCGAGGGTCCGGGTACGGGCATCAAAGAAGCGATTGGCGGCGGTACCGGTCTGCCGGGCGGCAATTTCGCCGGCAACGTGGGCGACTACGGCGGGCGCCGGGTGACCAGCAACACCGTCGATGCGCACCAGGGCAAGATCACGGACCTCAAGGGTCACCGCCTGTACGAACCGGGTAACAACGAACAGTTCGGCACCATCGAAGAGGTCTACTGTGATCTGTCCACCGGTGAGCCGAAGCTGCTGAAGATCCGCTACGGCGGCGATGCCCAGCCCGGTGGCTTCTTCAGTTTGTTCGGCGGCGGCCACGATGTGCTGGTGTCGCTTGACGCGCTTGTCAGAACCGGTGAGGAGTACTACCTGCGCGATCAGCAGGTGGCGCGAGTCATGCACAGCGCGGACGCTGAGCGGCCCGACGAAGGCACCCCCGCGTTGGGGCTCTAG